One Candidatus Zixiibacteriota bacterium genomic window, GAGGGATACATTGGTCGTTCGCTGCTTCTGGTCGGTTTTGAAACTCGCGTCGGCAGCCGCGCAGTTATTCGACGCGATTTAGTCGCTTCGGGATACAAATTCGATTTCGCCGGACGACTCATGGGCAACTTGAAGGCCGAGGCTGAAAATGTGCATATCACCGGCACGATTGATGGTGATGTCAAAGTCGAAGCGAAAAGACTGGTGATTGCACCACCGGCCGTCATCAAAGGCAACCTGACCTACACCTGCGAACATCAGATGGAAATCGACACCGCCGGGGGTGTAGTCGTGCTTGGCGACATCGTCTGGCAATTGCCCGGCAAAGAAGAAAAACTCGAAGAAGAATCTTCTCCAACAGCCGGCCTGAAAAATAGTTTGATTGAAATCTCCCGGATTCTGGCTTCTTTTCTGCTCGGCTTGATCATCATCTTCCTCTTCGGGCGCTATGCCGAAGAAACAACCAAACAACTTCGTACTCGTCCCACCATTGCCGTTGCAGTCGGTTTACTGACTGTGCTGGTTGGAATCCTCTCGCTTTTAGCGCTGTTCACCTCGTTGATGCTTTTAATCATCGGGCTGGTCATGCTGTCGGGAGAAATGGCTGTGATTGGCGCTATGCTGCTGGTCGTATCGATTCTTATGTTGCCAATATCCACTTTCGCCGGTCTTTTCTCCGGCGCGCTCTGCTACCTCGGCACAATCGCTTTCGCTCCGGTATTGGGTTGCCTCCTGATGCGCCTGGCCAGAAAAGAACCATCCCCCATCGGAAAACTACCGCTCCTGCTGGGCCTGGTCGTGATTGCGTTGCTTAGCTGGATTCCGTACATCGGGACCGCCATCTACCTGATCTTCTCCGTTCTCGGGGCCGGAGGAATAGTGCTCGGCATTCGCCATTGTCGCCAGACCGTTACCTTACCGACAAACGAACCGCTCTCCAACCAGACCGATAACAACTCCTCCCCTGAATGATCGGGATTAAAGCAGAAAAAGAAGCAGTGCCGAATACGACACCGCTTCCATAGATTTAGTTACGGCTTAAAGAAAACTAGTATCCCAGCGCCAGCCCGTTTTCGCGCGGATCGGAAGCTCCCTCATAAAGGCCGTCACTCCGGATCATGATCGCCTGTACATCACCGAACGGCGTTCGTTCCTTGATAACGTGCCCCATTCCGATCAGACCCTGCTTGGTCTGAATGGAAAACTTGCCTTCCTCAAGGTAGACAATATCAGGCAGCCATTGATGATGGTAACGAGGTTGATCGACCGCTTCCTGCAGCGACATTCCAAAACGTTCGATGTTAATAATCGTCTGTGCCACCGTCGTGATGATCTTGGACCCACCCGGCGATCCCAATACCAGACAGGGCTTGCCGGAACGGAACACGATCGTCGGCGACATTGACGACAACATTCGCTTGCCCGGTTCGATTTTGTTCGCTTCGCCGCCGACCAGACCGAATACATTCGGTTCACCCGGTTTTATCGAGAAGTCATCCATCTCGTTGTTGAGCAGAAATCCGGCGCCGTCTACCACCAATTTAGAGCCGAACGTAGTGTTAATCGTGTAGGTCATGGAGACGATGTTGCCGTCGGCGTCAAGAATGCTGAAATGGGTGGTCTGGTCGGATTCACTGCCAAAGATACCGGGACGAACCTGATCCGATGGACGCGCCTGGGTGGAATCGATCAGTCTGCGACGGCTGTCAAGGTAGTTCTTGTCCAGCAGTTTGTCCGGTACCGTCCAAAACTCCGGATCACCTAAATGCTCCGACCGATCAGCGTAAGCCAGCTTGGCCGCCTCACAGAAAAGATGGATATACTCCGGAGAAGTAGCGGAGTATACCGAAAAATCATAAGGCTCAAGCAGTTTCAATATCTGTCCCAGACATATTCCACCCGATGACGGCGGCGGCATCGAGTACACTTTCAGCGGGCCGAAATCGAAGCTCAACGGCTCGCGCCACACCGGTTGATAACCGGTCAGATCCTCAGCAGAGATGATCCCGCCGTGCTCCTTCATGCAGTCAATGATCCTTTGAGCTGTCTCCCCGCTGTAGAAGCCATCGGGACCATCGGTTGCAATTGCCGATAGGGTATTGGCCAAATCGGTCTGAACAAGCCTGTCTCCAGCTTTAAGTATCCGACCTCCGGGGGCGAAGATTGCCGCAGTCGAAGTGAAAGTTGTGAGGCTATCTTGATAATCATCCAGGGAAGCCGCCAGATGATTATCCACAATCAATCCGGAATCAGCCAATTCCGCGGCCAGGGTAACCAGCTCTTCCCAGGTGCGACTTCCATACTCCTTCCAGAGAACATGCAAACCGGCGACCGTACCGGGCACACCGGCAGCTTTAGCCCCAAGTGTGGAAGCATTTGGAATCACATCCCCTTTAGGTGTCTGGTACATCTTTTCCGTAGCCGCAGCCGGGGCGGTCTCGCGGAAATCAAGCGCTCGAACTTGTCCCGATTCCGCCTCATAGACCAGCGCGAATCCCCCGCCGCCGATATTACCCGCTTCCGGGTAAGCCACCGCCAGGGCAAAGCCAACCGCTACGGCGGCATCGAAAGCGTTTCCACCTTGCTGCAGCACCTGAAGTCCGATACGTGTCGCCACCGGCGATGATGTCGCCACCACCCCGTTCTCATGAAGATGCGAAACGCCGACACCGGAGCATCCGAAAAAGGCAAAGGCGACCGTCGCCAGAACGGCGACGGTCACTATCGATGCTATTATGAGCTTGGAACTGAGATTGACTCTGTTACGGTCGTCTTTCGACAAGATAGATATGACCGTCCGGGAAAGTGACATTGAGCTGAATGCCTCCCTTCAAATCCTTGGCGGTAGTCTTGATCGGAACAGCGTTCTCGCCGTCGAACAAGTTGGTCAGTTTGACCTTGGCCGCTTTCATACCGGCCGCTTTGAGATCCGCCTTTATGATGACATCCTTGTTGCCGGACTCGAAACCATCGGACAGTTGTCCGGGCGGCGGCGCCACCACGAACAGAAGACTCTTCTTCTCGCCCACATGGAAGGAGATATCGACCGAAGGATCACTGCAATACAGATATGATACCACTCCGGTACTCTCCAGCACCGATTCGAGGAAAGCCAGTTTCTGATGGTTGCCGCCTGAGGCAATGTCGAAGCTGAACAGGAAAAGTTGTCCTTTGAAACGCGAGGAACAAACACCAACTACTTTGGAGCCGGCCTTACAAAGTTTCTTAACCTTCGACTCATCACCGGAGCGGATTGAACCGTAGACATTACAGGGGAATTCGCCGTTCTTATGAGAGACGGTGTTGATATGATAATCAACCGTTGTCCTGATCCTGAAATGGTTGGCCAGGGTTTGACAGTCTCTGAAA contains:
- a CDS encoding polymer-forming cytoskeletal protein, with the protein product MPYTAHHFRSTGLVIIGIMILLLTGAAGAAVFEHGDEVHITNLHRIEGDLYASGNTVTVDGYIGGDFCCFSNTVNSNGEVAASENICAYNYRQGGRVDGSLRAFAYQAEIEGYIGRSLLLVGFETRVGSRAVIRRDLVASGYKFDFAGRLMGNLKAEAENVHITGTIDGDVKVEAKRLVIAPPAVIKGNLTYTCEHQMEIDTAGGVVVLGDIVWQLPGKEEKLEEESSPTAGLKNSLIEISRILASFLLGLIIIFLFGRYAEETTKQLRTRPTIAVAVGLLTVLVGILSLLALFTSLMLLIIGLVMLSGEMAVIGAMLLVVSILMLPISTFAGLFSGALCYLGTIAFAPVLGCLLMRLARKEPSPIGKLPLLLGLVVIALLSWIPYIGTAIYLIFSVLGAGGIVLGIRHCRQTVTLPTNEPLSNQTDNNSSPE
- the ggt gene encoding gamma-glutamyltransferase; translation: MSKDDRNRVNLSSKLIIASIVTVAVLATVAFAFFGCSGVGVSHLHENGVVATSSPVATRIGLQVLQQGGNAFDAAVAVGFALAVAYPEAGNIGGGGFALVYEAESGQVRALDFRETAPAAATEKMYQTPKGDVIPNASTLGAKAAGVPGTVAGLHVLWKEYGSRTWEELVTLAAELADSGLIVDNHLAASLDDYQDSLTTFTSTAAIFAPGGRILKAGDRLVQTDLANTLSAIATDGPDGFYSGETAQRIIDCMKEHGGIISAEDLTGYQPVWREPLSFDFGPLKVYSMPPPSSGGICLGQILKLLEPYDFSVYSATSPEYIHLFCEAAKLAYADRSEHLGDPEFWTVPDKLLDKNYLDSRRRLIDSTQARPSDQVRPGIFGSESDQTTHFSILDADGNIVSMTYTINTTFGSKLVVDGAGFLLNNEMDDFSIKPGEPNVFGLVGGEANKIEPGKRMLSSMSPTIVFRSGKPCLVLGSPGGSKIITTVAQTIINIERFGMSLQEAVDQPRYHHQWLPDIVYLEEGKFSIQTKQGLIGMGHVIKERTPFGDVQAIMIRSDGLYEGASDPRENGLALGY